In Chelonia mydas isolate rCheMyd1 chromosome 20, rCheMyd1.pri.v2, whole genome shotgun sequence, a single genomic region encodes these proteins:
- the ADGRE5 gene encoding adhesion G protein-coupled receptor E5 isoform X16: MAPARRLLTLGEPPIPAPAPPGLCIALCLWGTVAQNNGVQAVPAPAGTTEDCNNHMLCPPNAMCVNSTHCTCLDGYHSGKNRFFTDTTETCDDINECMEPSPADCGHNTNCNNTAGSYFCTCLNGYEPSSGKTKFMNASENTCQDIDECRGLSPADCGPHANCTNVPGSYSCSCIHGYEPSSGNASFTHASGDTCQDIDECRGPSPADCGPHANCTNVPGSSSCSCTDGYEPSSGKAKFTHARENTCQDIDECRKTPDICGPRATCINTKGSYRCECRAGYVPSNRNTTLCQELTCLTLLDDDNSTEAKNLLGSFQAQAGSLCKAALEGLKQMKTQSAEPVKGPLKGFLDILEKQINVVGQQSESMERRHKIATELMAIVEKLLRLLALTLPESMISITSTNGTELGLAVRKAGAQSQETVTLQQSKTQVELKWAGAPGQENKGFTLAGLLTYQGMSPILDGAARVEVAEWDKIGQTGKWAQERGRPSYRVLSPVVSAFVSDLDTQALSVILRFSHPVPEKKADLRRLCAYWNTSTRRWGTRGCNLQKLNATTTHCQCSHLTSFAVLMAFYELEDWTLDIITKVGLVISLLCLLLSIVTFLFCRALKGPRTTIHLHLCLALFIAYAVFLTGSSSTGNRVVCGVVAGLLHYFFLAAFCWMCLEGAELYLLVVQVFTPHGLRRHYMFLLGYGVPALVVGLSAATYHKGYGTARHCWLSLDKGFIWSFLAPVCIIIAVNAVIFVVTVWKLSLKFADINPDMSQLKKLRVLTITAIAQLCILGTTWIFGMFQFNQRSLVVSYIFVILNTLQGLFIFLLHCLLKQQVRDEYRRWLRCGGLKGPAKYSEFSSSTTTRQGLQPSQESGL; encoded by the exons GGCTCTGCATCGCCCTGTGCCTGTGGGGCACCGTGGCCCAGAATAATGGCGTACAAG CTGTTCCCGCCCCTGCAGGTACCACTGAGGACTGCAACAACCATATGCTCTGCCCACCAAACGCCATGTGTGTGAACAGCACCCACTGCACCTGCCTGGATGGGTACCATTCAGGAAAGAATCGCTTCTTCACCGACACAACGGAGACCTGTGACG ATATTAACGAGTGTATGGAGCCGAGCCCGGCAGACTGTGGACACAACACAAACTGCAACAACACGGCTGGGTCTTACTTCTGCACCTGCCTCAATGGCTAcgagcccagctctgggaaaaCCAAATTCATGAACGCGAGTGAGAACACCTGCCAGG ATATTGACGAGTGTCGGGGCCTGAGCCCGGCAGACTGCGGACCCCACGCAAACTGCACCAACGTGCCTGGGAGTTACTCCTGCAGCTGCATCCATGGCTACGAGCCCAGCTCTGGGAATGCCAGCTTCACACACGCGAGTGGGGACACCTGCCAAG ATATTGACGAGTGTCGGGGCCCGAGCCCGGCAGACTGCGGACCCCACGCAAACTGCACCAACGTGCCTGGGagttcctcctgcagctgcaccgatggctacgagcccagctctgggaaagcCAAGTTCACGCACGCGAGGGAGAACACCTGCCAGG ACATCGACGAGTGCCGCAAGACCCCAGATATCTGCGGCCCCAGGGCTACGTGTATCAACACTAAAGGGAGCTACCGGTGTGAGTGCCGGGCCGGCTACGTCCCCTCCAACAGGAACACGACCCTGTGCCAAG AGCTCACCTGCCTAACGCTGCTGGATGATGACAACTCTACAGAAGCCAAG AACCTCCTGGGGAGCTTCCAGGCCCAGGCGGGAAGCCTCTGCAAGGCGGCGCTGGAGGGGCTGAAGCAGATGAAGACTCAGAGCGCTGAGCCTGTGAAGGGGCCGCTGAAG GGCTTCTTGGACATTCTGGAGAAGCAGATAAATGTAGTCGGGCAGCAGAGCGAGAGCATGGAGCGGAGACACAAGATTGCAACGGAGCTGATGGCCATAGTGGAGAAGCTGCTGAGATTGCTGGCCCTGACCCTGCCTGAGAGCATGATCAGCATCACATCCACCAACGGCACAG agctggggctggcggTCAGGAAggctggggcccagagccaggagacCGTGACGCTGCAGCAGAGCAAGACGCAGGTGGAATTAAAGTGGGCCGGAGCCCCAGGGCAGGAAAATAAAG GCTTCACCCTGGCCGGGCTGCTGACCTACCAGGGGATGAGCCCCATCCTGGACGGTGCTGCGCGGGTGGAGGTGGCCGAGTGGGACAAGATCGGCCAGACGGGAAAGTGGGCGCAGGAACGGGGGCGGCCCAGCTACCGGGTGCTGTCTCCAGTGGTGTCGGCCTTCGTCAGTGACCTGGACACCCAGGCACTCTCCGTCATCCTCCGCTTCAGCCACCCGGTGCCG GAGAAGAAGGCCGACCTGCGCCGCCTCTGTGCCTACTGGAATACCAGCACCAGGCGCTGGGGCACCCGCGGCTGCAACCTGCAGAAGTTGAACGCCACCACCACCCACTGCCAGTGCAGCCACCTGACCAGCTTCGCCGTGCTCATGGCCTTCTACGAGCTGGAG GACTGGACCCTGGACATCATCACCAAGGTGGGGCTGGTGATCTCGCTGCTGTGCCTGCTGCTCTCCATCGTcaccttcctcttctgccgcGCCCTCAAGGGCCCCCGCACCACCATCCACCTGCACCTCTGCCTGGCGCTCTTCATCGCCTACGCCGTCTTCCTCACCGGCTCCTCCAGCACCGGCAACAGG GTGGTGTGCGGCGTGGTGGCCGGGCTCCTGCACTACTTCTTCCTGGCCGCCTTCTGCTGGATGTGCCTGGAGGGCGCCGAGCTCTACCTGCTGGTGGTTCAGGTCTTCACCCCCCACGGCCTCCGGCGCCATTACATGTTCCTGCTGGGCTACGGCGTGCCGGCCCTCGTCGTGGGCCTCTCGGCCGCCACCTACCACAAGGGCTACGGCACAGCGCGCCA ctgctGGCTCTCGCTGGACAAGGGCTTCATTTGGAGCTTCCTGGCGCCCGTCTGCATCATCATCGCG gtcaATGCCGTGATCTTCGTGGTCACCGTCTGGAAGCTGTCCCTGAAATTCGCGGACATCAACCCTGACATGAGCCAGCTGAAGAAGCTCAG ggtGCTCACCATCACGGCCATTGCCCAGCTCTGCATCCTGGGCACCACCTGGATCTTTGGCATGTTCCAGTTCAACCAGCGCAGCCTGGTCGTCTCCTACATCTTCGTCATCCTCAACACCCTGCAGGGGCTCTTCATCTTCCTGCTGCACTGTCTGCTCAAGCAACAG GTGAGGGACGAGTACCGCAGGTGGCTGAGGTGCGGCGGCCTCAAGGGACCGGCCAAGTACTCTGAGTTCAGCAGCTCGACCACCACACGG cAGGGGCTCCAGCCTTCGCAGGAGTCAGGGTTGTAG
- the ADGRE5 gene encoding adhesion G protein-coupled receptor E5 isoform X11, whose translation MAPARRLLTLGEPPIPAPAPPGLCIALCLWGTVAQNNGVQAVPAPAGTTEDCNNHMLCPPNAMCVNSTHCTCLDGYHSGKNRFFTDTTETCDDINECMEPSPADCGHNTNCNNTAGSYFCTCLNGYEPSSGKTKFMNASENTCQDIDECRGLSPADCGPHANCTNVPGSYSCSCIHGYEPSSGNASFTHASGDTCQDIDECQRNATVCEPHGNCINMPGSYRCKCSWGFGKSQRDTSKICTDIDECRKTPDICGPRATCINTKGSYRCECRAGYVPSNRNTTLCQDIDECHKTPDICGPNATCINTNGSYWCECRAGYVPSNGNTTLCQELTCLTLLDDDNSTEAKNLLGSFQAQAGSLCKAALEGLKQMKTQSAEPVKGPLKGFLDILEKQINVVGQQSESMERRHKIATELMAIVEKLLRLLALTLPESMISITSTNGTELGLAVRKAGAQSQETVTLQQSKTQVELKWAGAPGQENKGFTLAGLLTYQGMSPILDGAARVEVAEWDKIGQTGKWAQERGRPSYRVLSPVVSAFVSDLDTQALSVILRFSHPVPEKKADLRRLCAYWNTSTRRWGTRGCNLQKLNATTTHCQCSHLTSFAVLMAFYELEDWTLDIITKVGLVISLLCLLLSIVTFLFCRALKGPRTTIHLHLCLALFIAYAVFLTGSSSTGNRVVCGVVAGLLHYFFLAAFCWMCLEGAELYLLVVQVFTPHGLRRHYMFLLGYGVPALVVGLSAATYHKGYGTARHCWLSLDKGFIWSFLAPVCIIIAVNAVIFVVTVWKLSLKFADINPDMSQLKKLRVLTITAIAQLCILGTTWIFGMFQFNQRSLVVSYIFVILNTLQGLFIFLLHCLLKQQVRDEYRRWLRCGGLKGPAKYSEFSSSTTTRQGLQPSQESGL comes from the exons GGCTCTGCATCGCCCTGTGCCTGTGGGGCACCGTGGCCCAGAATAATGGCGTACAAG CTGTTCCCGCCCCTGCAGGTACCACTGAGGACTGCAACAACCATATGCTCTGCCCACCAAACGCCATGTGTGTGAACAGCACCCACTGCACCTGCCTGGATGGGTACCATTCAGGAAAGAATCGCTTCTTCACCGACACAACGGAGACCTGTGACG ATATTAACGAGTGTATGGAGCCGAGCCCGGCAGACTGTGGACACAACACAAACTGCAACAACACGGCTGGGTCTTACTTCTGCACCTGCCTCAATGGCTAcgagcccagctctgggaaaaCCAAATTCATGAACGCGAGTGAGAACACCTGCCAGG ATATTGACGAGTGTCGGGGCCTGAGCCCGGCAGACTGCGGACCCCACGCAAACTGCACCAACGTGCCTGGGAGTTACTCCTGCAGCTGCATCCATGGCTACGAGCCCAGCTCTGGGAATGCCAGCTTCACACACGCGAGTGGGGACACCTGCCAAG ACATTGACGAGTGCCAGCGAAACGCCACAGTCTGTGAGCCCCACGGGAACTGCATCAACATGCCAGGGAGTTACAGGTGTAAATGCAGTTGGGGATTTGGGAAGAGTCAAAGGGATACCTCTAAGATCTGCACAG ACATCGACGAGTGCCGCAAGACCCCAGATATCTGCGGCCCCAGGGCTACGTGTATCAACACTAAAGGGAGCTACCGGTGTGAGTGCCGGGCCGGCTACGTCCCCTCCAACAGGAACACGACCCTGTGCCAAG ACATCGACGAGTGCCACAAGACCCCAGATATCTGCGGCCCCAACGCCACGTGTATCAACACCAACGGGAGTTACTGGTGTGAGTGCCGGGCCGGCTACGTCCCCTCCAACGGGAACACGACCCTGTGCCAAG AGCTCACCTGCCTAACGCTGCTGGATGATGACAACTCTACAGAAGCCAAG AACCTCCTGGGGAGCTTCCAGGCCCAGGCGGGAAGCCTCTGCAAGGCGGCGCTGGAGGGGCTGAAGCAGATGAAGACTCAGAGCGCTGAGCCTGTGAAGGGGCCGCTGAAG GGCTTCTTGGACATTCTGGAGAAGCAGATAAATGTAGTCGGGCAGCAGAGCGAGAGCATGGAGCGGAGACACAAGATTGCAACGGAGCTGATGGCCATAGTGGAGAAGCTGCTGAGATTGCTGGCCCTGACCCTGCCTGAGAGCATGATCAGCATCACATCCACCAACGGCACAG agctggggctggcggTCAGGAAggctggggcccagagccaggagacCGTGACGCTGCAGCAGAGCAAGACGCAGGTGGAATTAAAGTGGGCCGGAGCCCCAGGGCAGGAAAATAAAG GCTTCACCCTGGCCGGGCTGCTGACCTACCAGGGGATGAGCCCCATCCTGGACGGTGCTGCGCGGGTGGAGGTGGCCGAGTGGGACAAGATCGGCCAGACGGGAAAGTGGGCGCAGGAACGGGGGCGGCCCAGCTACCGGGTGCTGTCTCCAGTGGTGTCGGCCTTCGTCAGTGACCTGGACACCCAGGCACTCTCCGTCATCCTCCGCTTCAGCCACCCGGTGCCG GAGAAGAAGGCCGACCTGCGCCGCCTCTGTGCCTACTGGAATACCAGCACCAGGCGCTGGGGCACCCGCGGCTGCAACCTGCAGAAGTTGAACGCCACCACCACCCACTGCCAGTGCAGCCACCTGACCAGCTTCGCCGTGCTCATGGCCTTCTACGAGCTGGAG GACTGGACCCTGGACATCATCACCAAGGTGGGGCTGGTGATCTCGCTGCTGTGCCTGCTGCTCTCCATCGTcaccttcctcttctgccgcGCCCTCAAGGGCCCCCGCACCACCATCCACCTGCACCTCTGCCTGGCGCTCTTCATCGCCTACGCCGTCTTCCTCACCGGCTCCTCCAGCACCGGCAACAGG GTGGTGTGCGGCGTGGTGGCCGGGCTCCTGCACTACTTCTTCCTGGCCGCCTTCTGCTGGATGTGCCTGGAGGGCGCCGAGCTCTACCTGCTGGTGGTTCAGGTCTTCACCCCCCACGGCCTCCGGCGCCATTACATGTTCCTGCTGGGCTACGGCGTGCCGGCCCTCGTCGTGGGCCTCTCGGCCGCCACCTACCACAAGGGCTACGGCACAGCGCGCCA ctgctGGCTCTCGCTGGACAAGGGCTTCATTTGGAGCTTCCTGGCGCCCGTCTGCATCATCATCGCG gtcaATGCCGTGATCTTCGTGGTCACCGTCTGGAAGCTGTCCCTGAAATTCGCGGACATCAACCCTGACATGAGCCAGCTGAAGAAGCTCAG ggtGCTCACCATCACGGCCATTGCCCAGCTCTGCATCCTGGGCACCACCTGGATCTTTGGCATGTTCCAGTTCAACCAGCGCAGCCTGGTCGTCTCCTACATCTTCGTCATCCTCAACACCCTGCAGGGGCTCTTCATCTTCCTGCTGCACTGTCTGCTCAAGCAACAG GTGAGGGACGAGTACCGCAGGTGGCTGAGGTGCGGCGGCCTCAAGGGACCGGCCAAGTACTCTGAGTTCAGCAGCTCGACCACCACACGG cAGGGGCTCCAGCCTTCGCAGGAGTCAGGGTTGTAG
- the ADGRE5 gene encoding adhesion G protein-coupled receptor E5 isoform X19 — MAPARRLLTLGEPPIPAPAPPGLCIALCLWGTVAQNNGVQAVPAPAGTTEDCNNHMLCPPNAMCVNSTHCTCLDGYHSGKNRFFTDTTETCDDINECMEPSPADCGHNTNCNNTAGSYFCTCLNGYEPSSGKTKFMNASENTCQDIDECRGLSPADCGPHANCTNVPGSYSCSCIHGYEPSSGNASFTHASGDTCQDIDECRKTPDICGPRATCINTKGSYRCECRAGYVPSNRNTTLCQDIDECHKTPDICGPNATCINTNGSYWCECRAGYVPSNGNTTLCQELTCLTLLDDDNSTEAKNLLGSFQAQAGSLCKAALEGLKQMKTQSAEPVKGPLKGFLDILEKQINVVGQQSESMERRHKIATELMAIVEKLLRLLALTLPESMISITSTNGTELGLAVRKAGAQSQETVTLQQSKTQVELKWAGAPGQENKGFTLAGLLTYQGMSPILDGAARVEVAEWDKIGQTGKWAQERGRPSYRVLSPVVSAFVSDLDTQALSVILRFSHPVPEKKADLRRLCAYWNTSTRRWGTRGCNLQKLNATTTHCQCSHLTSFAVLMAFYELEDWTLDIITKVGLVISLLCLLLSIVTFLFCRALKGPRTTIHLHLCLALFIAYAVFLTGSSSTGNRVVCGVVAGLLHYFFLAAFCWMCLEGAELYLLVVQVFTPHGLRRHYMFLLGYGVPALVVGLSAATYHKGYGTARHCWLSLDKGFIWSFLAPVCIIIAVNAVIFVVTVWKLSLKFADINPDMSQLKKLRVLTITAIAQLCILGTTWIFGMFQFNQRSLVVSYIFVILNTLQGLFIFLLHCLLKQQVRDEYRRWLRCGGLKGPAKYSEFSSSTTTRQGLQPSQESGL, encoded by the exons GGCTCTGCATCGCCCTGTGCCTGTGGGGCACCGTGGCCCAGAATAATGGCGTACAAG CTGTTCCCGCCCCTGCAGGTACCACTGAGGACTGCAACAACCATATGCTCTGCCCACCAAACGCCATGTGTGTGAACAGCACCCACTGCACCTGCCTGGATGGGTACCATTCAGGAAAGAATCGCTTCTTCACCGACACAACGGAGACCTGTGACG ATATTAACGAGTGTATGGAGCCGAGCCCGGCAGACTGTGGACACAACACAAACTGCAACAACACGGCTGGGTCTTACTTCTGCACCTGCCTCAATGGCTAcgagcccagctctgggaaaaCCAAATTCATGAACGCGAGTGAGAACACCTGCCAGG ATATTGACGAGTGTCGGGGCCTGAGCCCGGCAGACTGCGGACCCCACGCAAACTGCACCAACGTGCCTGGGAGTTACTCCTGCAGCTGCATCCATGGCTACGAGCCCAGCTCTGGGAATGCCAGCTTCACACACGCGAGTGGGGACACCTGCCAAG ACATCGACGAGTGCCGCAAGACCCCAGATATCTGCGGCCCCAGGGCTACGTGTATCAACACTAAAGGGAGCTACCGGTGTGAGTGCCGGGCCGGCTACGTCCCCTCCAACAGGAACACGACCCTGTGCCAAG ACATCGACGAGTGCCACAAGACCCCAGATATCTGCGGCCCCAACGCCACGTGTATCAACACCAACGGGAGTTACTGGTGTGAGTGCCGGGCCGGCTACGTCCCCTCCAACGGGAACACGACCCTGTGCCAAG AGCTCACCTGCCTAACGCTGCTGGATGATGACAACTCTACAGAAGCCAAG AACCTCCTGGGGAGCTTCCAGGCCCAGGCGGGAAGCCTCTGCAAGGCGGCGCTGGAGGGGCTGAAGCAGATGAAGACTCAGAGCGCTGAGCCTGTGAAGGGGCCGCTGAAG GGCTTCTTGGACATTCTGGAGAAGCAGATAAATGTAGTCGGGCAGCAGAGCGAGAGCATGGAGCGGAGACACAAGATTGCAACGGAGCTGATGGCCATAGTGGAGAAGCTGCTGAGATTGCTGGCCCTGACCCTGCCTGAGAGCATGATCAGCATCACATCCACCAACGGCACAG agctggggctggcggTCAGGAAggctggggcccagagccaggagacCGTGACGCTGCAGCAGAGCAAGACGCAGGTGGAATTAAAGTGGGCCGGAGCCCCAGGGCAGGAAAATAAAG GCTTCACCCTGGCCGGGCTGCTGACCTACCAGGGGATGAGCCCCATCCTGGACGGTGCTGCGCGGGTGGAGGTGGCCGAGTGGGACAAGATCGGCCAGACGGGAAAGTGGGCGCAGGAACGGGGGCGGCCCAGCTACCGGGTGCTGTCTCCAGTGGTGTCGGCCTTCGTCAGTGACCTGGACACCCAGGCACTCTCCGTCATCCTCCGCTTCAGCCACCCGGTGCCG GAGAAGAAGGCCGACCTGCGCCGCCTCTGTGCCTACTGGAATACCAGCACCAGGCGCTGGGGCACCCGCGGCTGCAACCTGCAGAAGTTGAACGCCACCACCACCCACTGCCAGTGCAGCCACCTGACCAGCTTCGCCGTGCTCATGGCCTTCTACGAGCTGGAG GACTGGACCCTGGACATCATCACCAAGGTGGGGCTGGTGATCTCGCTGCTGTGCCTGCTGCTCTCCATCGTcaccttcctcttctgccgcGCCCTCAAGGGCCCCCGCACCACCATCCACCTGCACCTCTGCCTGGCGCTCTTCATCGCCTACGCCGTCTTCCTCACCGGCTCCTCCAGCACCGGCAACAGG GTGGTGTGCGGCGTGGTGGCCGGGCTCCTGCACTACTTCTTCCTGGCCGCCTTCTGCTGGATGTGCCTGGAGGGCGCCGAGCTCTACCTGCTGGTGGTTCAGGTCTTCACCCCCCACGGCCTCCGGCGCCATTACATGTTCCTGCTGGGCTACGGCGTGCCGGCCCTCGTCGTGGGCCTCTCGGCCGCCACCTACCACAAGGGCTACGGCACAGCGCGCCA ctgctGGCTCTCGCTGGACAAGGGCTTCATTTGGAGCTTCCTGGCGCCCGTCTGCATCATCATCGCG gtcaATGCCGTGATCTTCGTGGTCACCGTCTGGAAGCTGTCCCTGAAATTCGCGGACATCAACCCTGACATGAGCCAGCTGAAGAAGCTCAG ggtGCTCACCATCACGGCCATTGCCCAGCTCTGCATCCTGGGCACCACCTGGATCTTTGGCATGTTCCAGTTCAACCAGCGCAGCCTGGTCGTCTCCTACATCTTCGTCATCCTCAACACCCTGCAGGGGCTCTTCATCTTCCTGCTGCACTGTCTGCTCAAGCAACAG GTGAGGGACGAGTACCGCAGGTGGCTGAGGTGCGGCGGCCTCAAGGGACCGGCCAAGTACTCTGAGTTCAGCAGCTCGACCACCACACGG cAGGGGCTCCAGCCTTCGCAGGAGTCAGGGTTGTAG
- the ADGRE5 gene encoding adhesion G protein-coupled receptor E5 isoform X3 has protein sequence MAPARRLLTLGEPPIPAPAPPGLCIALCLWGTVAQNNGVQGTTEDCNNHMLCPPNAMCVNSTHCTCLDGYHSGKNRFFTDTTETCDDINECMEPSPADCGHNTNCNNTAGSYFCTCLNGYEPSSGKTKFMNASENTCQDIDECRGLSPADCGPHANCTNVPGSYSCSCIHGYEPSSGNASFTHASGDTCQDIDECRGPSPADCGPHANCTNVPGSSSCSCTDGYEPSSGKAKFTHARENTCQDIDECQRNATVCEPHGNCINMPGSYRCKCSWGFGKSQRDTSKICTDIDECRKTPDICGPRATCINTKGSYRCECRAGYVPSNRNTTLCQDIDECHKTPDICGPNATCINTNGSYWCECRAGYVPSNGNTTLCQELTCLTLLDDDNSTEAKNLLGSFQAQAGSLCKAALEGLKQMKTQSAEPVKGPLKGFLDILEKQINVVGQQSESMERRHKIATELMAIVEKLLRLLALTLPESMISITSTNGTELGLAVRKAGAQSQETVTLQQSKTQVELKWAGAPGQENKGFTLAGLLTYQGMSPILDGAARVEVAEWDKIGQTGKWAQERGRPSYRVLSPVVSAFVSDLDTQALSVILRFSHPVPEKKADLRRLCAYWNTSTRRWGTRGCNLQKLNATTTHCQCSHLTSFAVLMAFYELEDWTLDIITKVGLVISLLCLLLSIVTFLFCRALKGPRTTIHLHLCLALFIAYAVFLTGSSSTGNRVVCGVVAGLLHYFFLAAFCWMCLEGAELYLLVVQVFTPHGLRRHYMFLLGYGVPALVVGLSAATYHKGYGTARHCWLSLDKGFIWSFLAPVCIIIAVNAVIFVVTVWKLSLKFADINPDMSQLKKLRVLTITAIAQLCILGTTWIFGMFQFNQRSLVVSYIFVILNTLQGLFIFLLHCLLKQQVRDEYRRWLRCGGLKGPAKYSEFSSSTTTRQGLQPSQESGL, from the exons GGCTCTGCATCGCCCTGTGCCTGTGGGGCACCGTGGCCCAGAATAATGGCGTACAAG GTACCACTGAGGACTGCAACAACCATATGCTCTGCCCACCAAACGCCATGTGTGTGAACAGCACCCACTGCACCTGCCTGGATGGGTACCATTCAGGAAAGAATCGCTTCTTCACCGACACAACGGAGACCTGTGACG ATATTAACGAGTGTATGGAGCCGAGCCCGGCAGACTGTGGACACAACACAAACTGCAACAACACGGCTGGGTCTTACTTCTGCACCTGCCTCAATGGCTAcgagcccagctctgggaaaaCCAAATTCATGAACGCGAGTGAGAACACCTGCCAGG ATATTGACGAGTGTCGGGGCCTGAGCCCGGCAGACTGCGGACCCCACGCAAACTGCACCAACGTGCCTGGGAGTTACTCCTGCAGCTGCATCCATGGCTACGAGCCCAGCTCTGGGAATGCCAGCTTCACACACGCGAGTGGGGACACCTGCCAAG ATATTGACGAGTGTCGGGGCCCGAGCCCGGCAGACTGCGGACCCCACGCAAACTGCACCAACGTGCCTGGGagttcctcctgcagctgcaccgatggctacgagcccagctctgggaaagcCAAGTTCACGCACGCGAGGGAGAACACCTGCCAGG ACATTGACGAGTGCCAGCGAAACGCCACAGTCTGTGAGCCCCACGGGAACTGCATCAACATGCCAGGGAGTTACAGGTGTAAATGCAGTTGGGGATTTGGGAAGAGTCAAAGGGATACCTCTAAGATCTGCACAG ACATCGACGAGTGCCGCAAGACCCCAGATATCTGCGGCCCCAGGGCTACGTGTATCAACACTAAAGGGAGCTACCGGTGTGAGTGCCGGGCCGGCTACGTCCCCTCCAACAGGAACACGACCCTGTGCCAAG ACATCGACGAGTGCCACAAGACCCCAGATATCTGCGGCCCCAACGCCACGTGTATCAACACCAACGGGAGTTACTGGTGTGAGTGCCGGGCCGGCTACGTCCCCTCCAACGGGAACACGACCCTGTGCCAAG AGCTCACCTGCCTAACGCTGCTGGATGATGACAACTCTACAGAAGCCAAG AACCTCCTGGGGAGCTTCCAGGCCCAGGCGGGAAGCCTCTGCAAGGCGGCGCTGGAGGGGCTGAAGCAGATGAAGACTCAGAGCGCTGAGCCTGTGAAGGGGCCGCTGAAG GGCTTCTTGGACATTCTGGAGAAGCAGATAAATGTAGTCGGGCAGCAGAGCGAGAGCATGGAGCGGAGACACAAGATTGCAACGGAGCTGATGGCCATAGTGGAGAAGCTGCTGAGATTGCTGGCCCTGACCCTGCCTGAGAGCATGATCAGCATCACATCCACCAACGGCACAG agctggggctggcggTCAGGAAggctggggcccagagccaggagacCGTGACGCTGCAGCAGAGCAAGACGCAGGTGGAATTAAAGTGGGCCGGAGCCCCAGGGCAGGAAAATAAAG GCTTCACCCTGGCCGGGCTGCTGACCTACCAGGGGATGAGCCCCATCCTGGACGGTGCTGCGCGGGTGGAGGTGGCCGAGTGGGACAAGATCGGCCAGACGGGAAAGTGGGCGCAGGAACGGGGGCGGCCCAGCTACCGGGTGCTGTCTCCAGTGGTGTCGGCCTTCGTCAGTGACCTGGACACCCAGGCACTCTCCGTCATCCTCCGCTTCAGCCACCCGGTGCCG GAGAAGAAGGCCGACCTGCGCCGCCTCTGTGCCTACTGGAATACCAGCACCAGGCGCTGGGGCACCCGCGGCTGCAACCTGCAGAAGTTGAACGCCACCACCACCCACTGCCAGTGCAGCCACCTGACCAGCTTCGCCGTGCTCATGGCCTTCTACGAGCTGGAG GACTGGACCCTGGACATCATCACCAAGGTGGGGCTGGTGATCTCGCTGCTGTGCCTGCTGCTCTCCATCGTcaccttcctcttctgccgcGCCCTCAAGGGCCCCCGCACCACCATCCACCTGCACCTCTGCCTGGCGCTCTTCATCGCCTACGCCGTCTTCCTCACCGGCTCCTCCAGCACCGGCAACAGG GTGGTGTGCGGCGTGGTGGCCGGGCTCCTGCACTACTTCTTCCTGGCCGCCTTCTGCTGGATGTGCCTGGAGGGCGCCGAGCTCTACCTGCTGGTGGTTCAGGTCTTCACCCCCCACGGCCTCCGGCGCCATTACATGTTCCTGCTGGGCTACGGCGTGCCGGCCCTCGTCGTGGGCCTCTCGGCCGCCACCTACCACAAGGGCTACGGCACAGCGCGCCA ctgctGGCTCTCGCTGGACAAGGGCTTCATTTGGAGCTTCCTGGCGCCCGTCTGCATCATCATCGCG gtcaATGCCGTGATCTTCGTGGTCACCGTCTGGAAGCTGTCCCTGAAATTCGCGGACATCAACCCTGACATGAGCCAGCTGAAGAAGCTCAG ggtGCTCACCATCACGGCCATTGCCCAGCTCTGCATCCTGGGCACCACCTGGATCTTTGGCATGTTCCAGTTCAACCAGCGCAGCCTGGTCGTCTCCTACATCTTCGTCATCCTCAACACCCTGCAGGGGCTCTTCATCTTCCTGCTGCACTGTCTGCTCAAGCAACAG GTGAGGGACGAGTACCGCAGGTGGCTGAGGTGCGGCGGCCTCAAGGGACCGGCCAAGTACTCTGAGTTCAGCAGCTCGACCACCACACGG cAGGGGCTCCAGCCTTCGCAGGAGTCAGGGTTGTAG